CGAGGATTTGGAAGATGAAGAGCATTTTGCGTCGGTGATCCAAGAGACCATTGAAGAGAACTTGCATTAATTCGTTCATACATAGGGATGAAAAAACCGCTCCGCCCGTGTCGGCCAAGACTCGGGCGGGCGGTTTTTTCTTTAAGACGTGTAAGTAATCCGTCGGCTTTCATCGGCGGCCGGCATCCGCCATGAAAAGAATATGCCTCTCGATGCGCTTCAGGTAAGCCCACAGCTTGCTTCCGCTCCAAATAACCGCGAGCAGCGACGCGCTCCAGCCGCCGATATCAAAGCCATGGCGGCCGAACGCCAGCGGGATGGCGGATATTCCTGCATGCAGAACGATAAAGACGATCGCAGCGGCGAGAGCACCCCGGCGATCCCGGAACAAATGCATGACAAGAATGCATAACAGCAGCATCACATTGATCGCGGCTTCGGGCGCGTACAGCCGCAACGATGCGGAGACGACTCCCGGTTGGCGTATCCAACCGGGCCAAGTATCGCTTGCGAGCAGGGCAATGGCCGTGAGTGCGCCCTGCACGATGACAAGACGGAGCGTTTCACGGAGTACGGTTTGGGCGAGCTGCGCTTTGGCTTGCCCGATCATGTCCAGTGTCCCTCCGCTTACAAGCGTGCCGTACATCCGGATGTATTTGCCGTATACTCGCGATTTGAAAGGAAAGATGATGAACAGTGCCGCGGGGATGACCGTCAAATACGAAAGAATTGTCGCTTTAAGATCGATGCCGCCGATCAGGCGATGAAGAAGTGCAGCCGCACCCATGGAGACGAGCCACAGCAGAACAGCCGGGAGCCATGTTCGCGGCCCGGTTTGGGCCGACGGCCGGAAGTCATTTTCTTCGTGCGGTGCGGTGGGCAGCTTAAAGCCGATGCCTGCCATCAGCGGCCACCTCCCGGTAAAGCCTGCGGTAGGCGTCGATCGATCGGTCCAGGCGATAATGCGTCCGGACCCGCGTTCTGCCGGCTTGTCCCAAACGCAGGCGCAGATCGGGGCTGCGATACAGCAGGATCATCTTCTCCGCGATCGCGGCCGGATCGGCCGGCGGCACGATAAACCCCGCCGCGCCTGCGGTGTCCGCATCAGCGCCTTCGAGCAGCTCGCGGCATGCGCCGACGTCGGTGCAAATCCACGGGATGCCGGCGGCCATCCCTTCCAGCACCGCAAGCGGCTGGCCTTCGCTGACGCTGCTCAGCACAAGCGCGTCCACCCGGGTAAGGACATCCTCGGGCTGCACCCGGCCCATGAATTGAACCAAGCGGCCGATTTGCAGGTCGGCGGCGAGCTTTACGCAATCGTCGTAATAAGCCCGGTCCTCGTCGGCCGGGCCCATGATCCACAGCTGCATGTCCGGGATTTCCCGACTGGCCATCTTTGCCGCATGCAGCAGCGTTTTTATATCCTTCACGGGAACGACCCGGGCCAGCGCGCCGAACACAAACGCCTTGCCGGGTAAATCCGTTCCGCGCGGCGGCCCGGAGTATGTGTCATAGCGGATGCCGTTCGGGATGACGAGCGATCTGTCCGGGGGGAGGCCGAGCCGCAGCTGATTGCGGCGGGCAGCGTCATGCAATGCGACGGTTTTGTCGGCCGTGTTGTAAGCGCATTGGGCCAAATAGTAGAAGTATGAAATCCATCTGGCTTTAATCGCGCTCTCCATCCCGTCCGCCTGTAAAATCTCCTGCTCCCGCTCCTCGGCGTACAGACCGTGCTCCGTCAAAATAAACGGAGTGCCGTGCTTCAGGCAAAGGCTTGCGGCGATCAGTCCGGCATAACCGGTCGACACCGCGTGGTACATATCGCCGGCCGGGTACGTTTGCCGCAGCAGGAACAGCGCGGGGACGTACATGGACCGCCACGCCTGGAAATAGGCGCTGAACGAATCGTGCGGCGCTTCGCGGCGGTAAGAGCGGACAAGCAGCTCCCAAAGCGGGTCGCTTTTCAGGAATGCGTGCGGACTGCCGAGCTTGGCACGGTCCGCGATCAGCGGCAGCGCCCGTTCCGAACCGGGCTGCATGTCGAACCAATCCAGAATCAGCTTCTCCTCCTGCTTGCCGAGCCGAGGTTTTTTTTCGCGCGGGAGCTCCAAAACGTCGTCCATATACACGTCGTGAATCCGGGTCAAGTTCGGCGGAAGCTCGTACCGGACAGGCCTCTTCTCCCGGCGGGAAGCAGAGATGGCGACGACCTCGAATTCATGCTCCTCCATTGCCGATATGAGCGTCTGCATCCAGCCGGCCACGCCGCCGAACACGTACGGGTAACTTCCCTCTGCAATCAGGATGATTTTCATAGATGCTCCTATATCTTTGCAAGAAATTGAAGTATACTTTATAAGGTGATGAACATAGTCGGAGAAATATCGGTTATTTTGCTTGTCGTATCTTGTGCATGGCTCGGTTTTCGGCGAAAAATTCGCCGCCGGGAGCGGTTCGCGCAGGTGAAGAGCTACACGATTTTTTACGGGTACCCCACAGAAGACGCGATGCACGAGCTGAAAAAGAAAGATCTCGCCATCATCGAGCCCTCGATGTATTCGAACGAGCAGGTGCAGGCTCTGCATGCAGCCGAAACGATCGCCATCGGCTACCTCAGCGTGATGGAGGCGCCCGCCTGGAACCGGTACCGGCAGGAGCGGCTGCAGCCGGATCATTACTTGACGGTCAGCGGGGCTCCGGTTTATTTTCCGAAATGGGATTCCTATTTGATGGATCTTCGGTGCAGCTCCTATCGCCGGCTGCTTCTCGAGGAGATTCGCTCCCACATCGCGACCAAAGGTTTTGACGGCATATTCCTCGATACGGTCGGCGATATCGACGATCACGTTGCCGACCCCAAGCTGAAGCACGAGCTGTGTAAGGCCTACGCGGAGCTGCTGCGGGATATTTCCCGCGAATATCCGCACCTGGCGCTGATCCAAAATCGCGGCTTCGCGTCGCTGGATGCGGCGGCGCCATATATCTGCGGCTTTTTGTGGGAGGATTGGCGGGGCGCTCTGGTCCGCGATCCGTGGGTGAAGCCCCGGCTCAAGCGGCTGACCGAGGAGCAGGCGAATGGCCTCACGGTGTTCACCGTCTCGGCCGGCATGGAAGCGATTAACGCCAAGGCGGCCGGACAGCGGAAGTTCATTCATCTGGACGCACCGGATGGCTATGACCGGCGGGTGCATTGACTTTTTTTAAGTATAACAAGCTTTTATAGGAAAACATAGTTATGTATACGGAGGAGACACGTATGATTTTTGGAGACCTGAAGGCATGGGAGCAGGAAAAGCATTTATACCCGGCAGCGGTGCGGCGCGGGCTTGAGTTTTTGCAGAGCCGCGATTGGGAGTCTGTGGAGAAAGGAAAGTATCCGATTGAAGGCGACCTGATGTTTGCCCTGGTGCAGGAGCTGGATACGGAGCCGCTTGCGCAAAGGAAACCGGAGTCGCATATTACACATACGGACATTCAATTTCTCATCCGCGGCGAGGAGAAAATCGGCGTATGCCGCTGGTCCCCGGAGCTCGTCGTAGCGGAGAACCGGCTGGAGACGGACGACTATGCTTTGTACGACAGCGTTGCCGGAGAGTCCGAGCTCGTTTTGCAGCCCGGTCAATTCGCGGTGTTTTTCCCGTGGGATGTGCATCGTCCGTGCTGTCAGGTAAAGGAAAGCATGCCGATCAAAAAGGTGGTCGTCAAAATTCACAAGCAATTGTGGCAGGAGTAAGCCGGCGGACGGCTAATCATGATGATTGGAAGTTCCTTGTTCCTTTTGGGGCAGGGAATTTTTTTGCGACAACGATGACGTTGCAGGCGAATATTAATCCATAAGCGGCAAATTCTATATAGAATGGAGCGCTTGTCCCGAAATTGATCAGGAGGTGGGAGCGGCGTGGACATCTTACGAACTTTTTTTACCTTGATTACGGTATCGAACCTGTTTTTGGCCGCGACGGTCATCTTTCTGGAACGACGCAACGTGGGAACAACGTGGGCTTGGCTGATGATTTTGCTGTTTTTGCCGGGACTCGGATTCATTCTTTATTTAATGGTCGGACAAAATTTAAGCAAGCGGAAAATATACCGGGTGCCGCAGGCCCAACTCGAGCATATGGCGAGCTTGATCGAAATCCAGAAGGAAGACTTCAAGGAGCGGCGCATTGCCTTTAACGATCCGTCCGTCAGCGAATACCGGGATTTTATCTATATGAACTTGACCGGCGGTCATTCGTTTTTTACGCAGGATAACCGGGTCGTTATTTATACGGAGGGCGGGCC
The window above is part of the Paenibacillus hamazuiensis genome. Proteins encoded here:
- the pelG gene encoding exopolysaccharide Pel transporter PelG, translating into MAGIGFKLPTAPHEENDFRPSAQTGPRTWLPAVLLWLVSMGAAALLHRLIGGIDLKATILSYLTVIPAALFIIFPFKSRVYGKYIRMYGTLVSGGTLDMIGQAKAQLAQTVLRETLRLVIVQGALTAIALLASDTWPGWIRQPGVVSASLRLYAPEAAINVMLLLCILVMHLFRDRRGALAAAIVFIVLHAGISAIPLAFGRHGFDIGGWSASLLAVIWSGSKLWAYLKRIERHILFMADAGRR
- the pelF gene encoding GT4 family glycosyltransferase PelF; this translates as MKIILIAEGSYPYVFGGVAGWMQTLISAMEEHEFEVVAISASRREKRPVRYELPPNLTRIHDVYMDDVLELPREKKPRLGKQEEKLILDWFDMQPGSERALPLIADRAKLGSPHAFLKSDPLWELLVRSYRREAPHDSFSAYFQAWRSMYVPALFLLRQTYPAGDMYHAVSTGYAGLIAASLCLKHGTPFILTEHGLYAEEREQEILQADGMESAIKARWISYFYYLAQCAYNTADKTVALHDAARRNQLRLGLPPDRSLVIPNGIRYDTYSGPPRGTDLPGKAFVFGALARVVPVKDIKTLLHAAKMASREIPDMQLWIMGPADEDRAYYDDCVKLAADLQIGRLVQFMGRVQPEDVLTRVDALVLSSVSEGQPLAVLEGMAAGIPWICTDVGACRELLEGADADTAGAAGFIVPPADPAAIAEKMILLYRSPDLRLRLGQAGRTRVRTHYRLDRSIDAYRRLYREVAADGRHRL
- a CDS encoding endo alpha-1,4 polygalactosaminidase translates to MNIVGEISVILLVVSCAWLGFRRKIRRRERFAQVKSYTIFYGYPTEDAMHELKKKDLAIIEPSMYSNEQVQALHAAETIAIGYLSVMEAPAWNRYRQERLQPDHYLTVSGAPVYFPKWDSYLMDLRCSSYRRLLLEEIRSHIATKGFDGIFLDTVGDIDDHVADPKLKHELCKAYAELLRDISREYPHLALIQNRGFASLDAAAPYICGFLWEDWRGALVRDPWVKPRLKRLTEEQANGLTVFTVSAGMEAINAKAAGQRKFIHLDAPDGYDRRVH
- a CDS encoding YhcH/YjgK/YiaL family protein, whose translation is MIFGDLKAWEQEKHLYPAAVRRGLEFLQSRDWESVEKGKYPIEGDLMFALVQELDTEPLAQRKPESHITHTDIQFLIRGEEKIGVCRWSPELVVAENRLETDDYALYDSVAGESELVLQPGQFAVFFPWDVHRPCCQVKESMPIKKVVVKIHKQLWQE